The following coding sequences lie in one Bacteroidota bacterium genomic window:
- a CDS encoding response regulator transcription factor: MTGSSSLCVWVVEDDAAYRDTLRLVLDQTPGMTCGETFGSVEEARAWIDLGAAAEARPEVLLLDVNLPGMDGIEGLGHLKARLPETRILMLTIRDDAATIYRALGAGASGYLLKNAGVDQLLDGVRQAHRGGMLMPAPVARQVATFFQTHQAPQDYGLTNRERDVLAEMTKGYSQKEIAARLFIAPNTVNTHVQHIYEKLHVHSGIAAVAKAVRERLVSEQDGVRDGSQD, encoded by the coding sequence ATGACTGGATCTTCCTCCCTATGCGTCTGGGTGGTCGAAGACGACGCGGCCTATCGCGACACGCTGAGGCTCGTGCTCGACCAGACGCCGGGGATGACCTGCGGCGAGACCTTTGGCAGTGTCGAGGAGGCGCGAGCCTGGATCGACCTGGGCGCTGCGGCGGAGGCTCGCCCTGAGGTGCTACTCCTCGATGTCAACCTCCCTGGTATGGACGGGATCGAAGGACTGGGACACCTCAAGGCTCGGCTGCCCGAGACCCGCATCCTGATGCTCACCATCCGCGACGACGCTGCAACGATCTACCGTGCGCTTGGCGCGGGCGCCTCGGGCTACCTCCTCAAAAACGCAGGCGTAGACCAGCTGCTCGACGGCGTACGGCAGGCCCATCGCGGCGGCATGCTCATGCCCGCCCCCGTCGCCCGTCAAGTGGCTACGTTTTTCCAGACGCACCAGGCTCCTCAGGATTATGGCCTCACCAACCGGGAGCGCGACGTCCTCGCCGAGATGACCAAGGGCTACTCGCAGAAGGAGATCGCCGCGCGCCTCTTCATCGCGCCCAACACCGTCAACACGCACGTGCAGCACATCTACGAGAAGCTCCACGTCCATTCCGGCATCGCGGCCGTGGCGAAGGCAGTCCGGGAACGGCTCGTCTCGGAGCAAGACGGGGTGCGGGACGGCTCGCAGGACTGA
- a CDS encoding DUF1015 family protein yields the protein MATVHPFRALRPLPEHAEEVACVPYDVINTEEALQLAEGRPRSFLHVIRPEIDLPPGTDEHDEAVYAKGAQNLRALAADEATVQEVTPALYVYQLVMDERPQVGVFACVSVAEYDDDTILKHEKTRPTKEDDRTRHILTQEAHAEPVMLTYRGTDAIDALVNDAMEDKPLYDFTATDGVQHTIWKVDAPQPLVDAFAEVDHLYIADGHHRCAAASRAAKERPGNPEAQRFPAVLFPVEEMEILPYNRTIKKLPAGKRRFLQQLEYQFDVEPVLFADPDQPGEIRIYFGDSQWYRLDLPETERGGVADTLDVARLAEHILEPLLRISDPRTDENIAFVGGIRGTGELERLVNIGEAELGIAMYATDPEELLDVSDAGELMPPKSTWFEPKLRSGLLVHLF from the coding sequence ATGGCCACGGTCCACCCCTTCCGCGCGCTGCGCCCACTCCCGGAGCACGCCGAGGAAGTCGCCTGCGTCCCCTACGACGTCATCAACACCGAAGAAGCGCTCCAGCTCGCCGAGGGTCGCCCCCGCTCCTTCCTGCACGTCATCCGCCCCGAGATCGACCTGCCGCCTGGCACCGACGAGCATGATGAGGCTGTCTATGCCAAGGGTGCACAGAACCTCCGCGCGCTCGCGGCCGACGAGGCCACCGTCCAGGAGGTGACGCCCGCGCTCTACGTCTACCAGCTCGTCATGGACGAGCGCCCGCAAGTCGGCGTGTTTGCCTGCGTGAGCGTTGCCGAGTACGACGACGACACCATCCTCAAGCACGAGAAGACCCGCCCCACGAAGGAGGACGATCGCACGCGACACATCCTCACGCAGGAGGCGCACGCCGAGCCGGTGATGCTCACCTACCGCGGCACCGACGCCATCGATGCCCTCGTGAACGACGCGATGGAGGACAAGCCGCTCTACGACTTCACCGCCACCGACGGCGTCCAGCACACGATCTGGAAGGTCGACGCCCCGCAGCCACTCGTGGACGCCTTCGCCGAGGTTGACCACCTCTACATCGCCGACGGGCATCACCGCTGCGCCGCCGCGAGCCGCGCGGCCAAAGAGCGCCCCGGCAACCCCGAGGCTCAGCGCTTCCCGGCCGTGCTCTTCCCCGTTGAGGAGATGGAGATCCTGCCCTACAACCGCACTATCAAGAAGCTGCCCGCCGGCAAGCGGCGCTTCCTCCAGCAGCTCGAATACCAGTTCGACGTGGAGCCGGTCCTCTTTGCCGACCCCGACCAGCCCGGCGAGATCCGCATCTACTTCGGCGATAGCCAGTGGTACCGCCTCGACCTCCCCGAGACGGAGCGCGGCGGCGTGGCGGACACGCTCGACGTGGCACGCCTCGCCGAGCACATTCTAGAGCCGCTGCTCCGGATCAGCGACCCGCGCACGGACGAGAACATCGCCTTCGTGGGCGGTATCCGCGGCACCGGCGAGCTCGAACGCCTCGTCAACATCGGCGAGGCGGAGCTCGGCATCGCGATGTATGCCACCGACCCCGAGGAACTCCTCGACGTCTCGGACGCGGGCGAGCTCATGCCGCCGAAGTCGACCTGGTTCGAGCCCAAGCTCCGCAGCGGCCTGCTGGTTCATCTGTTTTGA
- a CDS encoding NAD(P)-dependent oxidoreductase, giving the protein MHLLIADKFSDAAQDELRAAGHTVAYDPTLKGDALVEALRTEQPQVLLVRSTKVTAEALDASNALELVVRAGAGVDTIDVAGAAERGLFVANCPGKNAAAVAELAFGLIVALDRRIPDNVIAARAGRWDKAGFSKARGLKGRTLGLVGMGHIGRAMVERARGFGMPVVAWSRSLTPEQATALGIGYAESPMKVAARANIVSLHVAATPETHHLANGAFFEAMQPGSFFLNTARESVVDEEALAWAVREKGIRAATDVPAGEPAAKQTDWTHPLADDLYLTHHIGASTAQATEAIGQEAARVILTYAETGQVPNVVNLAVATPATHLLTVRHRDQVGVLAGVLDHVRQAGWNVQEMENLIFAGHAAACARIRFQGNLSDEALARIQASEGVLAATVIAL; this is encoded by the coding sequence ATGCACCTCCTCATCGCAGACAAATTCTCCGACGCGGCGCAGGACGAACTCCGCGCAGCCGGGCACACGGTCGCGTACGACCCCACGCTCAAGGGCGACGCGCTCGTCGAGGCGCTGCGTACGGAGCAGCCGCAGGTACTTCTCGTCCGCTCGACCAAGGTGACGGCCGAAGCACTCGACGCCTCGAACGCGCTGGAGTTGGTCGTGCGCGCCGGAGCCGGCGTAGACACCATCGACGTGGCGGGCGCGGCGGAGCGGGGGCTCTTCGTGGCGAACTGCCCCGGCAAGAACGCCGCGGCCGTTGCCGAATTGGCGTTCGGACTGATCGTCGCGCTCGACCGTCGCATCCCAGACAACGTGATCGCAGCACGAGCCGGGCGCTGGGACAAAGCCGGGTTCTCGAAGGCACGCGGGCTCAAGGGCCGGACGCTTGGCCTCGTCGGGATGGGCCACATCGGGCGGGCCATGGTGGAGCGCGCGCGCGGGTTCGGCATGCCTGTGGTGGCGTGGAGCCGCTCGCTGACGCCGGAGCAGGCGACCGCGCTCGGCATCGGCTACGCGGAGTCGCCGATGAAGGTGGCGGCCCGCGCCAACATCGTGAGCCTGCACGTGGCCGCGACGCCCGAGACGCACCACCTCGCCAACGGAGCCTTCTTCGAGGCGATGCAGCCGGGCTCATTCTTCCTCAACACCGCGCGCGAGAGCGTCGTGGACGAGGAGGCGCTCGCCTGGGCCGTCCGCGAGAAGGGCATCCGCGCGGCTACGGACGTCCCCGCAGGCGAGCCCGCCGCCAAGCAGACCGACTGGACGCACCCGCTCGCCGACGACCTCTACCTCACGCACCACATCGGCGCGTCTACGGCGCAAGCAACCGAAGCCATCGGCCAGGAAGCGGCGCGCGTGATCCTGACCTATGCCGAGACAGGCCAGGTCCCGAACGTGGTCAACCTCGCCGTCGCCACGCCAGCGACGCACCTCCTCACGGTGCGCCACCGCGACCAGGTCGGCGTCCTCGCGGGCGTCCTCGACCACGTCCGGCAGGCGGGCTGGAACGTGCAGGAGATGGAAAACCTCATCTTCGCCGGACACGCTGCGGCCTGCGCGCGCATCCGATTCCAGGGCAACCTTAGCGATGAGGCCCTCGCGCGCATCCAGGCGTCGGAGGGCGTGCTCGCTGCGACGGTGATCGCGCTGTGA